The following are from one region of the Paenibacillus sabinae T27 genome:
- the modA gene encoding molybdate ABC transporter substrate-binding protein: MAIKCKHRWIVYVLLLSLCLPVIAGCARNTAPGGDSATSSPAAGSSAGQTELLVSAAASLKDALNELVPKFHAAHPGVAVRLNLASSGSLQQQIEQGAPADVFISAGAKQMNALADKQLTNSALTGTLLTNDLVLIVPADSAAADVKAEDLTGSGFAKIAVGQPESVPAGMYAKQFLQHAGLWDTLLPKIVFAKDVRQVLTYVSSGNVEAGLVYGSDAAGEPKVKVAMKVDPSTHDPISYPAAVLAESAHPEQAKVFYDYLFTKEAGEVFVKYGFKLAGK, encoded by the coding sequence ATGGCCATCAAGTGTAAGCATCGTTGGATCGTTTATGTGTTACTGTTGTCCCTGTGTCTGCCCGTGATTGCCGGCTGCGCCCGGAATACAGCGCCCGGCGGTGATTCCGCCACCTCAAGCCCGGCAGCCGGGTCGTCAGCCGGACAGACGGAGCTGCTGGTATCGGCGGCCGCAAGCCTTAAAGATGCTTTAAACGAACTGGTCCCGAAATTTCATGCCGCGCATCCGGGTGTTGCCGTGCGCCTGAACCTGGCGTCTTCGGGATCGCTTCAGCAGCAGATCGAGCAGGGCGCTCCGGCAGACGTGTTCATTTCGGCGGGTGCCAAACAAATGAACGCACTTGCGGACAAGCAGCTGACGAATTCCGCTCTGACCGGAACCCTGCTCACCAATGATCTGGTGCTGATCGTTCCCGCAGATTCGGCGGCTGCAGACGTTAAGGCCGAAGATTTAACCGGTTCCGGATTCGCGAAGATTGCGGTCGGTCAGCCCGAATCGGTTCCGGCGGGCATGTACGCGAAGCAATTTCTGCAACATGCGGGCCTCTGGGATACGCTGCTGCCCAAAATCGTCTTTGCCAAGGATGTCCGACAGGTTCTGACCTACGTATCGTCCGGCAATGTGGAAGCGGGCTTGGTGTACGGCAGCGACGCAGCTGGGGAACCGAAGGTGAAAGTCGCCATGAAGGTTGATCCGTCCACCCACGATCCGATTAGCTATCCGGCCGCCGTTCTAGCGGAAAGCGCACATCCGGAACAAGCGAAAGTCTTCTACGATTACCTGTTTACGAAGGAAGCCGGAGAGGTGTTTGTCAAATACGGCTTCAAGCTGGCCGGAAAATAA
- a CDS encoding MarR family winged helix-turn-helix transcriptional regulator: MDRNKYSKAETFRYEILAVQRQGNRLLNNLLKEIGLTASQAEVLRILDEWKTLSLKDLGHLLICESGSPSRLLERMCADGLVEKVVDPKDSRYVILQLTTQGLEKAKLVEGIEQGLYEQFMQLYSEEELETINSLLFRFLKGQSLADTLKRRGYEP, from the coding sequence ATGGATAGAAATAAGTATTCCAAAGCAGAAACCTTTCGCTACGAAATTCTGGCCGTTCAGCGGCAGGGAAACAGGCTGCTCAATAACTTACTGAAGGAAATCGGGTTAACCGCATCGCAAGCAGAAGTTCTTAGAATATTGGATGAATGGAAGACCCTTTCTCTGAAAGATCTTGGGCATTTATTGATCTGTGAGTCTGGCAGTCCTTCACGGCTTCTGGAACGAATGTGTGCGGACGGTCTTGTTGAAAAAGTAGTCGATCCGAAAGATTCGCGGTATGTAATCCTTCAACTCACAACTCAGGGATTGGAGAAAGCCAAATTAGTCGAAGGCATCGAGCAGGGACTATACGAACAGTTCATGCAGCTCTATTCCGAGGAGGAGCTTGAGACCATTAATTCTTTGTTGTTTCGTTTTTTAAAGGGGCAGTCTTTGGCGGACACGCTCAAACGGCGCGGATACGAACCTTAA
- a CDS encoding carbohydrate ABC transporter permease, which translates to MGYSERAAKWVLSFPLLLFWVVMVVFPAGYAIYLSLHDVSMGQGMSSFSGFGNYLEILRDADFWHSIGFTLKFALITTVIELVLGFLLALLFNRSFPGKRPLLSMVLLPIMVAPSLMGIMFRLILNENNGVATYFLSLLHIQVNLFDPDLVVPLMIVLDIIQWVPFTFLIIYSGLQGVDPGLYEAASVDGASYWRTVVQIILPVIAPIFFIAAFLRGIDAFRTFDVIYVLTNGGPGNVTKTASIYIYEAAFKSGQIGQAASASVIVAVFLLLLIPFFVKRLSK; encoded by the coding sequence ATGGGCTATTCGGAAAGGGCGGCAAAGTGGGTTTTGTCTTTCCCGCTGCTGTTATTCTGGGTTGTCATGGTTGTATTCCCTGCGGGATATGCGATTTATTTGAGCCTTCATGATGTATCCATGGGCCAGGGAATGTCCTCTTTTTCCGGGTTCGGCAATTATCTGGAAATTTTGCGGGATGCCGACTTCTGGCACTCCATCGGCTTTACCCTAAAGTTCGCTCTGATTACGACGGTTATTGAACTGGTGCTCGGATTTTTGCTGGCGCTGCTGTTTAACCGGTCATTTCCCGGGAAGCGGCCGCTTCTGAGCATGGTGCTGCTGCCGATTATGGTCGCTCCTTCGCTTATGGGCATTATGTTCCGCCTGATTTTGAATGAGAACAACGGCGTCGCAACCTATTTTCTATCCCTGCTGCATATCCAAGTCAACCTGTTCGATCCCGATCTCGTCGTGCCATTGATGATCGTACTTGACATTATCCAGTGGGTGCCGTTCACGTTTCTGATCATTTACTCCGGGCTGCAAGGTGTCGATCCGGGACTTTATGAGGCGGCTTCGGTGGACGGGGCTTCATACTGGAGAACCGTTGTGCAGATCATTCTTCCCGTGATTGCTCCGATCTTTTTTATCGCGGCGTTTCTGCGGGGGATCGATGCGTTCCGCACGTTCGACGTCATTTATGTCCTGACGAATGGCGGACCGGGCAATGTCACGAAGACGGCAAGCATTTACATCTATGAGGCGGCGTTCAAATCCGGCCAAATCGGGCAGGCGGCCTCGGCCTCCGTCATTGTCGCTGTGTTCCTGCTGCTGCTCATTCCATTCTTCGTGAAGAGATTATCCAAATAA
- a CDS encoding LacI family DNA-binding transcriptional regulator, producing the protein MKVTINDIAQMAGVSISTVSRVINNSKPVKEEVRMRVMEAIKRTNYRSGSIKDDSARTESQLIGVIAPQFSHTVLNDMVAGIGSVARLYGYELLIGLTDGTVESELDHLKRFGNIQSQGIIFVGSILEHRHIETIEATEIPCVVIGQVSNTPSIPSVHVDNVTASYEAVTHLIQKGHSRIAMIRGTGDSGIGSDRFKGYKQAMSDAGLPVREDWVAESELSVDDGMNAMQRLAETGDMPSAVFCSTDWMALGAINYLLDHGMRIPEDVAVFGFDGSYLSSVIRPKLSTVEYSASEIGMTATRNLIKMIRGASDIPQHSNVTHYLAIRESTN; encoded by the coding sequence ATGAAAGTAACGATTAACGATATCGCCCAAATGGCCGGGGTTTCGATCTCGACCGTCTCCCGGGTTATCAACAACAGCAAACCGGTTAAAGAGGAAGTCCGGATGCGGGTCATGGAAGCCATCAAACGCACCAACTATCGTTCCGGCTCCATCAAAGACGACAGCGCCAGAACTGAATCCCAGCTCATCGGAGTCATTGCGCCGCAGTTCAGCCACACCGTGCTTAACGATATGGTGGCGGGAATCGGGTCGGTTGCCCGGCTGTACGGCTACGAGCTGCTGATCGGGCTGACCGACGGAACGGTTGAAAGCGAGCTGGATCATCTCAAAAGATTCGGGAATATCCAGTCGCAGGGGATCATTTTTGTCGGCTCCATTCTGGAACACAGGCATATTGAAACAATAGAAGCGACGGAAATCCCCTGCGTAGTGATTGGACAAGTCTCCAATACCCCGTCCATCCCTTCCGTCCATGTAGATAACGTCACCGCCTCTTACGAAGCCGTGACCCATCTCATTCAAAAGGGGCACAGCCGCATCGCGATGATCCGCGGAACCGGCGATTCGGGCATCGGAAGCGACCGCTTCAAGGGCTATAAGCAGGCGATGAGCGACGCGGGCCTCCCGGTCAGAGAAGACTGGGTTGCGGAGAGCGAGCTGTCTGTGGATGACGGAATGAACGCCATGCAGAGACTTGCTGAGACTGGCGACATGCCAAGCGCCGTCTTCTGCTCAACGGACTGGATGGCGCTCGGAGCGATAAATTATTTGCTGGATCACGGCATGCGCATCCCCGAGGATGTGGCCGTATTCGGCTTTGACGGCAGCTATTTGTCATCGGTCATCCGCCCCAAGCTCTCGACAGTGGAATATTCCGCATCTGAAATCGGCATGACAGCCACCCGCAATCTCATCAAAATGATCAGAGGCGCCTCGGATATTCCGCAGCACTCGAACGTCACCCATTACCTGGCGATCCGCGAAAGCACGAACTGA
- a CDS encoding glycoside hydrolase family 13 protein: protein MERVWWKEAVAYQIYPRSFMDGNGDGIGDLRGVITKLDYLKNLGIDVIWICPIYKSPNDDNGYDISDYHDIMEEFGTMEDFDKLLEEVHNREMKLIMDLVINHTSDEHPWFIESRSSKDNPKRDYYIWSDPKDGAEPNNWDSIFGGSIWEYDMVTDQYFMHVFSKRQPDLNWENADVRQDLYEMVNWWLDKGIDGFRIDAISHIKKLAGFPDLPNPEGLRYVSAFEGHMNREGIHDFLEELKRETFDKYDIMTVGEASGVTAEDADLWVSKEKGKFNMVFQFNHMHLWDITLHQGFDLPKFKKVLTEWQKGLEGTGWNALFMENHDRPRSVSTYCDDGPLRVQSAKALATMYFLMQGTPFIYQGQEIGMTNVQFPSIEDYDDVHMKNWYRLEREEGKEHEDLMPVIWRTGRDNSRTPMQWNAGEQAGFTTGTPWMKVNPNCKEINVESELANPDSVYHYYKEMIRLRKSNPVAIYGVYDLILPKNKQIYAYTRTLEDDQWLIITNLTADEALFHLPKGIRYSTAELLLSNYEAPAGGSIRTINLKPFEARVYRLHGKPL, encoded by the coding sequence TTGGAAAGAGTCTGGTGGAAAGAAGCGGTGGCCTATCAAATATACCCCCGCAGCTTTATGGATGGCAACGGAGATGGAATTGGTGATTTACGAGGGGTTATTACAAAGCTGGATTACCTGAAAAATTTGGGCATCGACGTGATCTGGATCTGCCCGATCTACAAGTCGCCCAATGACGATAACGGTTACGATATTTCCGATTATCACGACATTATGGAAGAATTCGGCACGATGGAGGATTTTGATAAGCTTCTGGAAGAGGTTCACAACCGGGAGATGAAGCTGATCATGGATCTGGTCATCAATCACACCTCGGATGAGCATCCCTGGTTCATCGAATCCCGCTCAAGTAAAGACAACCCGAAACGGGACTACTATATATGGTCCGATCCGAAAGACGGCGCGGAGCCGAATAACTGGGACAGCATCTTTGGCGGGTCCATCTGGGAATATGACATGGTCACGGACCAGTATTTCATGCACGTGTTCTCCAAGAGACAGCCGGATCTGAACTGGGAGAACGCGGATGTGCGCCAGGATTTGTACGAAATGGTCAACTGGTGGCTGGATAAAGGCATTGACGGCTTCCGGATCGACGCGATCTCGCATATCAAGAAGCTGGCCGGATTTCCCGACCTGCCGAACCCGGAAGGCTTGCGCTATGTGAGTGCATTTGAAGGACATATGAACCGGGAAGGCATTCATGATTTCCTTGAGGAACTAAAGCGCGAAACGTTCGACAAGTACGACATTATGACCGTCGGCGAAGCGAGCGGGGTCACGGCGGAGGATGCGGATCTTTGGGTCAGCAAGGAAAAAGGCAAGTTCAACATGGTGTTCCAATTCAATCATATGCATCTATGGGACATAACCCTGCATCAAGGCTTCGACCTTCCGAAGTTCAAGAAGGTGCTGACCGAGTGGCAAAAAGGGCTGGAGGGCACCGGCTGGAACGCGCTGTTCATGGAGAATCACGATAGACCCCGCTCGGTGTCCACTTACTGTGATGACGGACCGCTGCGGGTGCAATCGGCCAAGGCGCTGGCCACGATGTATTTTCTGATGCAGGGAACTCCCTTCATCTATCAAGGACAGGAAATCGGCATGACGAACGTCCAATTTCCTTCGATTGAAGATTACGACGATGTGCATATGAAGAACTGGTACCGGCTGGAAAGAGAAGAAGGCAAGGAACATGAGGATCTGATGCCGGTGATCTGGAGAACGGGGCGGGACAATTCGCGAACGCCGATGCAGTGGAACGCCGGGGAGCAGGCCGGATTTACGACGGGAACGCCGTGGATGAAGGTGAATCCAAACTGCAAGGAAATCAATGTGGAAAGCGAGCTTGCGAATCCCGATTCGGTCTACCATTATTACAAAGAGATGATCCGGCTTCGCAAGAGCAATCCGGTCGCCATCTACGGTGTCTACGATCTGATTCTGCCGAAGAACAAGCAAATCTATGCGTATACCCGAACGCTGGAGGATGACCAATGGCTGATCATCACCAACCTGACCGCGGACGAGGCGCTGTTCCATCTGCCTAAAGGCATTCGTTACAGCACCGCCGAGCTGCTTCTCTCGAACTATGAGGCCCCTGCGGGAGGCAGCATCCGGACGATTAACCTGAAGCCGTTCGAGGCCAGGGTGTACCGGCTTCATGGTAAGCCATTGTAA
- a CDS encoding glyoxalase/bleomycin resistance/dioxygenase family protein — translation MKVLDTLIRVFVERDALDQTIRFYEDLYQEKCKARVFYEELNLELAMIARTVIIAGDAESRRLYESASATILVDSIQEAAVYLQQHGAVCLTEPKRTPGSWIMLAKHPDGLIAEYVQVVPV, via the coding sequence ATGAAGGTGTTGGATACATTAATTCGAGTATTTGTTGAAAGAGATGCCCTGGATCAAACCATTCGCTTCTATGAAGATTTGTATCAGGAAAAATGCAAAGCTCGCGTATTTTATGAGGAATTGAATTTGGAACTGGCGATGATTGCCCGTACTGTCATTATTGCAGGAGATGCGGAGTCCAGACGGCTATATGAGTCTGCAAGTGCAACTATTTTGGTTGATTCCATCCAGGAAGCGGCCGTTTATTTGCAGCAGCATGGAGCAGTCTGTTTGACGGAACCCAAGCGGACCCCCGGAAGCTGGATTATGCTTGCCAAACATCCGGACGGCTTGATTGCGGAATATGTGCAAGTCGTTCCGGTATGA
- a CDS encoding N-acetylmannosamine-6-phosphate 2-epimerase: protein MDNSMKHGLVVSCQAHFDHPLNHSLHIAALAKCAELGGAVGIRADSPEHIREIKKNVNVPVIGINKVLQHGHRFFITPTFEHAKDIVEAGADIVALEATFQNQPDTEALKELIREIKEELNTPVMADISTFEEGVRAWELGADYVGTTLSGYTDISKNRQTPDIELVKALADAGIRTICEGHVSSPEQALAAVEAGAYFVVVGTAITDTVAITKGYTGILHNHGVGSDGDANCMR, encoded by the coding sequence GTGGATAACAGCATGAAGCACGGACTCGTGGTATCCTGCCAAGCGCATTTTGACCATCCGTTGAATCATTCGCTTCACATCGCGGCTTTGGCGAAATGCGCGGAGCTCGGGGGGGCGGTCGGAATCCGGGCCGACAGCCCCGAGCATATTAGAGAAATCAAGAAGAATGTAAACGTTCCCGTAATCGGGATCAATAAAGTATTGCAGCACGGACACCGCTTCTTTATTACACCGACGTTCGAGCACGCCAAGGACATCGTCGAAGCCGGAGCGGATATCGTTGCGCTGGAAGCGACCTTCCAGAATCAGCCTGACACCGAAGCGCTGAAAGAACTGATCCGAGAGATCAAAGAAGAGCTGAATACGCCGGTTATGGCGGATATTTCCACATTTGAAGAAGGCGTCAGAGCCTGGGAGCTCGGGGCCGATTATGTAGGGACCACGCTCTCGGGTTATACGGATATCAGCAAGAACCGCCAGACGCCGGATATCGAGCTGGTTAAGGCGCTGGCGGATGCTGGGATACGGACGATTTGCGAAGGGCATGTCTCTTCGCCGGAGCAGGCGCTTGCGGCGGTTGAAGCCGGCGCTTACTTCGTTGTTGTCGGAACGGCAATAACCGATACGGTAGCTATTACCAAAGGCTATACGGGAATTTTGCACAATCACGGTGTAGGAAGTGATGGCGATGCTAATTGTATGCGTTGA
- a CDS encoding extracellular solute-binding protein: MKGLLTRCVTLALSLTVVLTGCGSNQGGSADAGGASGGSGPSGTSKVSMVYWPGPESDAMQKVVDAYNSGQGKTDGVNVEMVLLSRDGTYEKEAAMMSSKSDEVDMYFTASYIIGQHAPSLDALDGKVNTDGYLKSSVDSLRMNNETLAIPMDVSNHFLLYRKDLIDQLLSDSTWKSKYGEVSQKVLGQVLQPKDPKDWTWDDFIAAAAFFSQEYNPDSPTKYGTALQMKNLIFNVMIWDDFLWSNGGSWLDESGKPQLNSEAAKKAMGIYSTIYDGKMTSPNSTVAEYPETQAALQSGNAAFAVQWGAAYDELNDPERSPNIAGKIAVAPIPGEHKTHVHALGVGLNKYAKNKEAALKWMNYLTTKDAMQIYADGGGIPPIAEVLKGLGEKKPVLPLIAEHVDKYGYSTPIIAETQPIMLKLAEDLSGAWAGKVDINKALEKAQSDVSETLSK, encoded by the coding sequence ATGAAAGGTTTGTTAACTCGTTGTGTTACTTTGGCATTGTCTTTGACCGTCGTTCTAACGGGCTGCGGCTCGAACCAGGGCGGTTCCGCTGATGCGGGCGGCGCTTCCGGCGGAAGCGGACCATCGGGAACGTCCAAGGTGTCCATGGTGTACTGGCCGGGACCGGAGAGTGACGCCATGCAGAAAGTGGTGGATGCCTATAACAGCGGGCAGGGCAAGACCGACGGCGTGAATGTCGAGATGGTGCTGCTGAGCCGCGACGGAACTTACGAGAAGGAAGCGGCGATGATGAGCTCCAAATCGGATGAAGTAGATATGTACTTTACAGCAAGCTATATTATCGGCCAGCATGCGCCGAGTCTGGACGCTCTGGACGGCAAGGTGAACACGGACGGTTATCTGAAATCCTCGGTCGATTCCCTGCGAATGAACAACGAAACCCTGGCGATTCCAATGGACGTCAGCAACCATTTCCTCCTGTACCGGAAGGATTTGATCGATCAGTTGCTGAGCGACTCCACCTGGAAGAGCAAATATGGCGAAGTCAGCCAAAAGGTGCTGGGCCAAGTCCTTCAGCCCAAAGATCCGAAGGACTGGACATGGGATGACTTTATCGCGGCCGCGGCGTTCTTCAGCCAGGAGTACAATCCGGATTCCCCGACGAAATACGGCACCGCGCTGCAAATGAAGAACCTGATTTTTAACGTCATGATTTGGGACGACTTCCTGTGGTCAAATGGCGGCTCCTGGCTGGATGAGAGCGGCAAGCCGCAGCTGAATTCCGAAGCGGCCAAGAAAGCGATGGGTATTTACTCGACGATTTATGACGGCAAAATGACATCCCCGAACTCAACCGTTGCGGAGTACCCCGAAACCCAGGCGGCTCTACAATCCGGCAACGCGGCCTTTGCCGTTCAATGGGGAGCGGCGTATGACGAGTTGAACGATCCAGAGCGTTCTCCGAATATTGCTGGTAAAATAGCGGTTGCGCCGATTCCGGGCGAGCACAAGACGCATGTTCACGCCCTTGGGGTGGGACTGAACAAATACGCCAAGAACAAGGAAGCCGCGCTGAAATGGATGAATTATTTGACGACGAAAGATGCCATGCAGATCTACGCCGATGGCGGCGGTATTCCTCCGATTGCCGAAGTGCTGAAAGGTCTGGGCGAGAAAAAGCCGGTGCTGCCGCTGATCGCGGAGCATGTGGACAAGTACGGTTATTCCACACCGATTATTGCCGAAACCCAGCCGATCATGCTGAAGCTGGCAGAAGATTTGAGCGGAGCGTGGGCAGGAAAGGTCGATATCAATAAAGCGCTTGAAAAAGCGCAAAGCGATGTAAGCGAGACGCTGTCCAAGTAA
- a CDS encoding NAD(P)H-dependent oxidoreductase produces MNVLIIYAHPNPASFNHATLEKVKQGLKEKGHAFTVIDLYQEQFNPVLKFGETSKRRDLKNDPETERYRNLVKQADHFIFVYPVWWYGTPAILKGFFDRVFVSGFAYIYEGLMPKGLLAGKSAWVIYTIDSPSWFVRLLRGSTEWKVIKTSILKFCGIRSVKRMMFAGMKGSSIQRREKWLQNVYRQARQL; encoded by the coding sequence ATGAACGTACTGATCATCTATGCGCACCCCAATCCGGCAAGCTTCAATCATGCCACCCTGGAAAAAGTAAAGCAAGGACTGAAAGAGAAAGGCCATGCATTCACTGTTATTGATTTGTATCAAGAACAATTTAATCCCGTTCTGAAGTTCGGCGAGACCTCCAAGAGAAGGGATTTAAAGAATGATCCGGAAACGGAACGTTATCGTAATCTTGTGAAACAGGCAGATCATTTTATCTTTGTGTACCCTGTCTGGTGGTACGGTACGCCTGCGATCTTAAAAGGTTTTTTTGACAGAGTGTTCGTATCCGGCTTTGCCTATATCTATGAAGGATTGATGCCTAAGGGATTACTGGCGGGAAAATCTGCATGGGTGATCTATACGATCGACTCCCCTTCCTGGTTTGTGAGGCTTTTAAGAGGAAGCACCGAATGGAAAGTCATCAAGACTTCCATCCTGAAGTTTTGCGGCATTCGTTCTGTGAAGAGAATGATGTTTGCGGGAATGAAGGGCAGCAGTATCCAGCGAAGAGAGAAGTGGCTGCAAAATGTCTACCGTCAGGCGCGTCAACTTTAA
- a CDS encoding N-acetylglucosamine kinase, whose amino-acid sequence MLIVCVDGGQTKTSIDLFNGNAGLIRNWKTDPVIHYARPGGLDSYYHIAAGVCEELNGMKLAEPVSVCFSLSGYHGDVSIIPETIERGMSGRSFALAGLLVVPDYLGNWRAVTGGKPGIVVISGGGTVAYGRNAAGSSARLGGWGHHLGDEGSGYWIGLEAVKEVLKARAGISAGTALEQAAMSVLDWKEESRLLAGFYSGAITDKDLALLVPAVNELAERGDPTARRIMEEAAGHLFRLASAALGRLGEELPIYLSGGVFNASVLRTSLGSLFEAAGISRLVSICKGNPAQGIYSLARENAAL is encoded by the coding sequence ATGCTAATTGTATGCGTTGACGGAGGACAGACGAAGACCTCGATTGATCTGTTCAACGGGAACGCCGGGTTAATCCGGAACTGGAAGACAGATCCGGTTATCCATTATGCCCGGCCGGGCGGTCTGGACAGCTACTACCACATCGCGGCGGGGGTGTGCGAGGAACTGAACGGGATGAAGCTGGCCGAGCCGGTCTCCGTATGCTTCAGCCTGAGCGGCTACCACGGAGACGTATCCATTATTCCCGAGACGATTGAGCGCGGGATGAGCGGCCGGAGCTTTGCCCTGGCCGGGCTGCTAGTGGTGCCCGACTACTTGGGCAACTGGCGGGCCGTAACGGGCGGGAAGCCGGGGATCGTCGTCATCAGCGGCGGCGGCACGGTGGCTTACGGCAGGAATGCGGCGGGAAGCTCGGCCCGTCTGGGCGGCTGGGGACACCATCTGGGAGACGAGGGCAGTGGCTACTGGATCGGTCTGGAAGCGGTCAAGGAAGTGCTTAAAGCACGGGCCGGCATTTCGGCTGGGACGGCTTTGGAGCAGGCGGCTATGTCCGTGCTGGATTGGAAAGAGGAAAGCCGGCTTCTGGCCGGTTTCTACTCGGGCGCAATCACCGACAAGGATCTCGCCTTGCTCGTTCCGGCGGTTAATGAACTGGCCGAGCGGGGCGACCCAACCGCACGCCGGATTATGGAAGAGGCGGCGGGGCATCTGTTCCGGCTGGCATCCGCCGCGCTGGGGCGGCTCGGCGAAGAGCTTCCCATCTATTTGTCCGGCGGGGTCTTCAATGCTTCGGTTCTTCGGACAAGCCTCGGGAGCCTCTTCGAGGCGGCCGGGATTTCCCGGCTCGTATCGATCTGCAAGGGGAATCCCGCGCAAGGCATCTACAGCCTGGCCAGGGAGAATGCAGCTTTATAG
- a CDS encoding MurR/RpiR family transcriptional regulator, whose amino-acid sequence MEKINIPTGNVIAFIRSVYPTLTKAEKKVADVVLSEVKNIIFDSLTDLAEKAGVGDTSVLRFCRHIGYKGFQEFKLALAQELDSGQEQQGDSIGDGITEQVRQKNLHIINETTALLKEAQIREAVNMLLRARQIVFFGVGSSGFTAEIAKYRFIRTGLPVEAVTDGHLGPVKATLMTESDVAVLLSVSGSTVDMVDIARIAKEEGKAGVVCITSHIKSPVTKYADVVLLSSSREKPTEGSAFTSTIPQLYILDIIFAHVMQELGETAEGTIRKTARATSKNLY is encoded by the coding sequence ATGGAAAAAATAAATATACCCACCGGAAATGTAATCGCGTTTATCCGAAGCGTTTATCCGACACTGACCAAGGCCGAGAAGAAGGTGGCCGACGTCGTTCTCAGCGAAGTTAAAAATATTATTTTCGACTCCCTCACCGATCTTGCGGAAAAAGCCGGGGTTGGGGATACCTCCGTCCTCCGGTTCTGCCGGCATATCGGGTACAAGGGATTCCAGGAGTTCAAATTGGCCCTTGCCCAGGAGCTGGACTCCGGCCAAGAGCAGCAGGGAGATTCGATCGGGGACGGCATTACCGAACAGGTCAGACAAAAAAATCTTCATATAATCAATGAAACGACCGCCCTTCTGAAAGAAGCGCAAATCCGGGAGGCGGTGAATATGCTGCTCCGCGCCAGGCAAATTGTGTTTTTCGGCGTGGGCTCCTCGGGATTTACGGCGGAAATCGCAAAATACCGGTTTATCCGTACGGGCCTGCCTGTTGAAGCGGTAACGGACGGGCATCTCGGGCCTGTTAAAGCGACTTTGATGACGGAAAGCGATGTCGCCGTATTGCTGTCGGTGTCGGGCAGCACGGTAGATATGGTGGACATTGCCCGAATTGCCAAAGAAGAAGGTAAGGCAGGCGTCGTGTGCATCACGAGCCACATCAAATCGCCGGTTACCAAATATGCCGATGTCGTATTGCTCAGTTCATCGCGGGAGAAGCCGACGGAAGGCAGCGCCTTTACGTCAACGATTCCGCAGCTATATATTCTGGATATTATTTTTGCGCATGTGATGCAGGAGCTTGGCGAGACCGCCGAGGGAACGATCCGGAAAACGGCAAGGGCCACCAGTAAAAACTTATACTAA
- a CDS encoding carbohydrate ABC transporter permease yields the protein MKARKPWLTTIAVSVIAVFLLLPLLNTLMTSLKTTGDINSFPPKFTFAPTLEHYRNVMFAAGYDFTGYFRNSILLSVFTSLFVILIALPSAYSVIRLGFSSGRLLTLSMALRLFPPIVFAIPYYLMFQYLGLLDTVAGLILINIFLNIPLGLILMVGFLQELPYEIEESAKIDGCNVYQILWKIILPLMAPGIASVAILAFIFSWNDYLFAVIISLNKATPVTLGSTMFITSWGIKWGDISAATVLSILPPLLFTFFAQRYLVSGLSMGAVKG from the coding sequence ATGAAAGCAAGAAAGCCGTGGCTTACAACGATCGCCGTCAGTGTCATCGCCGTGTTTCTGCTCCTTCCATTGCTCAACACACTGATGACCAGCTTGAAAACGACGGGCGATATCAATTCCTTCCCTCCGAAATTTACGTTCGCTCCGACGCTGGAGCATTACCGGAATGTGATGTTCGCGGCGGGGTATGATTTTACCGGATATTTCAGGAATAGCATCCTGCTGTCCGTGTTTACCAGTCTATTTGTCATCTTGATCGCGTTGCCGTCCGCCTATTCCGTCATCCGGCTGGGCTTTAGCTCCGGGAGGCTGCTGACTCTTTCCATGGCGCTGAGGTTGTTTCCGCCGATTGTATTTGCCATTCCCTACTATTTAATGTTTCAATATTTGGGACTGCTGGATACGGTAGCCGGACTGATTCTTATTAATATTTTCCTGAATATTCCGCTTGGGCTGATTTTAATGGTAGGTTTTTTGCAGGAGCTGCCCTATGAGATTGAGGAATCGGCCAAAATCGACGGCTGCAACGTGTACCAGATATTGTGGAAGATCATCCTTCCGCTGATGGCGCCAGGCATCGCTTCCGTGGCCATCCTTGCGTTCATTTTTTCATGGAACGATTATTTGTTTGCCGTTATTATATCTCTTAACAAGGCTACTCCCGTTACCCTCGGTTCGACGATGTTCATTACAAGCTGGGGAATCAAATGGGGAGATATTTCAGCCGCCACCGTATTATCGATACTGCCGCCGCTTCTGTTCACCTTTTTTGCCCAGCGTTATCTGGTCAGCGGATTGTCGATGGGTGCGGTTAAAGGCTGA